GGAAGTTTGCTGAAATGCAATCTCAGTCTGTACATTGCAGTAACTAAACACCAAGTGAGACCTTGTTTGGCTTTTATGTGAAGTGAGGCCTGCTGAGCTGGCAGTAAGGAGCAGATCACTTTGTCTTGTTTGGGAGTCGCAGGCTGTAGCATTTAGTGACCTCCTGAGCCAGAAGTAAAGGTAAGGTGATCTGGTAAGCAGAATTTCTAAAGTGACCCCCCAGAGATATCCCACCCTAATGCCCAGAGCTTGTGAATATGATGAGATATCGCTCCTATAATCATGTTATATTGCATGAGTGGAATCACATAGCTCTTAAAAGCAGAGAGCTTTCTCTGGCTCGTGGCAGAAGAGGACATGAGAGATTGGAAGCAAGAGTGGGCTCGAATATGGGCAGAGATCGATGGGGAATGCAGGCGGCCCCCGGCTGACAGCTGGCGGGGAAACAGGGCCTCATTGCTAACGCTGCACGGGACTGCACCTGCCGACAACCTGGATGAAGGTGTATTCTTCCCCAGAGGCTCCAGAAAGGAGGGAGGCCCTGAGCAGAGGATCATGCCACACTGTGCATCCGATGACAGATTTGTgtagttttaagccactgagttggtggtaatttgttacacagcaatagaaatcTAATACAGGTGGCAGACGCTGTCTGTGTAGAGGAAACACCTTCTTTCTTGGGACCCGTCAGAACCCTTCACTTCTGAAATCTCTGTATTGACAATGTAACCTGTTTTCTTGATTCAActgccttcttcctctacttattttgatgttttgtattttctttgtagaaatacAGTAGTACAATGACTTTCAAATTACTTTGACCATGATCCTTTGTAAGAAATAGTTTTTACATCAAAACTCAgttcactcacacacacaacaggaagaaaaagttCCCCCCAAAGACTTAATCTTCATTATGTCAGATGCACGCTGACatctcctattttatttcttttttttaaatgtaggtcATGACCCATTAAATCGATTTCTTTACTGGTGCTCCCAGAGTTGGAAAATCGTTACAGTTGGTTGTGcttctgtagttttattttacttcttaaacTTTCAGTTgcatgctattttaaaaatggatttgtGTTTAGGAAATACTTGTTCATGATAAAAGTGGTGTAATGGTTGGGAAGGGTCTCCATGAAAGGTCACTGTCCTTCTCACCCAAGGTCCCTGCTCTCCTTCTGTGTTTCGGAAGAAACAACTGTTAGGACCTGGAAGTGTGTGCCTTTGCATTGATAGTCTCCACGTACCAGCGTGCATAACATGGCTCTcccttctgcctcttccttccaaGTACCCGTTACTGGGCATAATGAGCTTTCCCTTCTTTTAGTGACTGCCTGGCCTTCCTTTCTCTTGATGTACCAGTATGGACTCAGTCAGCTCCAAGCCCATTGAGGTCATGCCAGCCCTTTGCCCCCACAAACAATGCTGTACAAAcctgtttgtgtatatgtgtgaggaTGAATTCCTAAAAGAAGAATTGCCGGGACGTGTATGTGCATTTATAATTCTGAGGGAAATTGCCAAATTGTCGTCTATGGGCGTTTacagtttgctttcccaccagcaatttgTAAGCGTGCCTGCTTCCCCAAGCTTTTGCCAACACAGgtattatttgatttctttttaaaaaaatgtttttttttgttgataaTAACAGTAcatcttgtggttttaatttgtatttctcattgtgagagaggttaagcatcttttcatgttttaagAGCCATCTGTACTTTcgttcttgttttttccttcctcactgaTTCAATATACTATAATTTGAGCTCAGTGGTAAACATCAGCCGTACTTGCATCTTGCCCTCTTTCCAGTCCTTCCTCAGATTCCTCCTGGCTTAAAAGCAAGTGAACCCAACCAGACCATTTCTTGTGGGCCTATACCTGTTGATGTAAATCAGATGGGCAAATTTTGTTAGGAAacgaaatattttaaaagtagctttGCTGGTAGATGAAAAGAAGGCCCAGTGGACGTAAGCAACAGAGAGAAGGAGTAAGTGGTTGAGCAGACGGTTGGGAAGTAACTAGTGGACGGAGCAAGGGAAGGAAGTGAAACAGAAAGCAAGCCGGGAAGGTACAGCTGGTGTCCTGCAGTGAGAAAGTCCCTCcgatggaaaatggaaaattggtAAGCGCCTGAGAAATCTGCTTGATGCGTCTGTTGTTATGTTACCCTTCCAACAGCAGTAAGTTCtctcaaaaggaaacaaaaaagggTGAATGCCAACTTCTCCCAAGGATATATGAAAAGTGTGCTTTTCCTTATATGTTTTCAGCAGCCttgataaaatcatttaaaacaatgaatCTGATAGGAAAGGCAACCACTAAGTGATTTGAGTGCAGCAAACAAATTGTCTCAAAGTGTGTGTCATTCCTAAGAAATGGGAGCAGCTGGGATTTAGGCCCAGACAGAATCCAGAGGTTTATTTGGCATAATTGTTTACAACATCTCACGAAGAGGGGATTTTTAGGAAAATTCTTTTGGAGTGAGATTGCTTTACATTCCTTTTCATGACTGGAAAGTCTCTTGTTTGAGAACCAACAAAGAGCTTCAGAAACAGAGGGCTTAAGATCTCTGGATACATTTGAATTTTCTCGTTATGAACATTTACACCTTTTATCGGTGACAGTCCTCTGTGGTCTGACCCATGTGGAGGGAGAGGGTGTTCTCCGGAGTTCTGTGTGGCACAGAGTCTCCTTTTCCCTTGAAGCTAGTACTGCCCCACGGCCTTCCACGTGCCACCTGCTCTCAGGAAGAGTGGGAGAGCTGTCCACTGCTCCAAGCCTCTGAGAGGGGCCTGCCGGCCCCTTGACTTACCTTGACTTCCCCAGCTGGATCCTGGAACTGTATTTGAAGCTATTCACTTCATTCTGCCTTTGCTGCTGTTGATCGGGCCACTCCTAAGTCCTGTACATGTGGACTGGTTCTGAACTTCAGAACGTGTAGTCGTCTTTACCTGGTAACAGAAGGACCCTCTTATGGGAGCTGTGATGGCCACATGAATCTTACTCATTTTCTCACGCTTATTGGAAAGGGATCAGGCAGGATAAGGCATTCATTGGTTTGTATTTATCTAAAACAAGaataagtagattttaaaaatttccttgaaACCTTATGATCTAAGAAGAGAGACTTTTTATCTGTTTTGGGGAGGCTTCTTGAGGCTTGGACATTACCTGCTGAGAGTGTCTCGTGATGTTTTTTGTGAGATTGGACAGGATGAAATGAAAGCAGGAACGTAGATAGAGGATGCTGAGAGTGTTCCTGTTTCCTAAATAAACAGAGAGCTGGGGCTTGGGACTGATGCTGCTGTCTCACAGACTCGATGCTCTGCTGCAAGTACAGACACGGCTGTGTGTGAGCTCCCCATGATACACCTGACACAGGGAATCCTGGGGACGTGGTCACGCTCCTGTCGTGTGTATGGACAGTCTGGCTGCTTCCTCCATGTAGTCTTTTTCTGCTCTGAGGCTCTGCCCTCCTATGTCTGAGCAATCCCCCATTACAGGCATAGGATAATGTCTTCGTTACCCCAGACTTCCCTGTTTGACATGGATTACTTCAAGTTCAAGGAGTGAGAGGCTATTTGTCTTGATTTCAGCTTCCCATCTGaaacctccctcctcccaggacaCTGATCCTGAGAGGGCCTCATTCTCCTCCCATAGGGTTTGCCTTCCCTTTAGAATACAGGAAAGTGTGCATGGTTTCAGGAGGATCATGTCCTTACAAAGACAACAGGGAGGGAGATGACTGGGTAACTCCCCGTCTCCTGGATGAGCAGTGTACTCTTCTGTGCCTCGTGTGGGGAGGGAGTTCCTTCTCCACCTCAGTCCAAGCAACCAAACTTGACCCAGCAACATACAGGGAGGAGAGCTGACCTCCTAGCTCAAAGACAGGACAAGAATGTAAATATAACTGGACAttcctgtcctccttccctctggggCCTCCTTGGGGAGGCATGGTGACAGCTCTCTCTTCTCTACAATACACCATGACCAGCTTGTGGTCTTCATGATACGTTTCTGGCCTTGCCTACAGATGCTGAACAGAGCTGGTCACCTTCAGAAgtaaaagaagggagaagaagttCAAGAAGTCTTTTTGTCTCAGAGTGGGGGTAGGACCGAATATCAGAGAACAGGCAGATTGTAGGAGTTTGGAACCTTAGTGTGGCGACCCTCAGCCTTCTTCCCTGTAGTGATAAACAGGAAAAGCCCTGTGTGCTCATCTCGGGAGTCGAGACAGCAGAACACTagccaggctggggcagaggagccCCCAGGGGTGGAACGTGTGATGGCCACCCAGACGGAAGGCACTTATGCAATGGGAAGGTAACAGCATAACATCCATGTGGGTCCCGAGACCCCTCTCAGTTTGAGGAAAAATCGTGACGAAGTAGTGACAGGTCATTTTGGGGATGTCATTTTCGTGTCTCCAAATGAATTAAACTTTAGATTCTTAAGAACTTTGACCAGTAATGctttcaaagaaaagaatgtattcATAGGCACATTCAGTTAGGAAATAAACATGCCTTCTTTGGTGACTCAGAAGATGTGGTAACTGAGTAATGCAGCATGATTTTAGTATACACATGTGACATCAGAACACGTAACCTATTGGATCAGGTTTCTTGAGGCTgagttgaatttaaaataatgtttaatcccTTTGCTGGGGAGCAGGAAGAGCAGTCCCATGAACACCTCAATCAGACTACCATCCCTGGCTCTCTCCAGGCTGGTGCATTTGCTGGAGAGGGAAGACAGGGAGAGTTTCTGAACAGTGGTGCCACCTGTCCTAGTGGCTGACCCATGTCAGGGTCCTGTAGCTGGAGTAGCAGGATGAGAGTACACCCCTGGGAGTGGCACTTAGCAAGAGTGGGCTAGGTCTCAGCCGAGGAGTTGTGGACCAGAGTGGGGCTTCCCTGAATCGGGGAAAAGGACTAAGGGCCACTTGagtgggcctggggaagggggggaggTGATGCAAGCTTGCTTTTGATAACAGACTCATAGCACTGTTGTCATGTGGCTGTTTAGGTTGCATGGAGCAGGTGCTCACTCAGGCTAACTGTCCTAAGGAGGTGAGAACACGTTTATATGAAAAGGCATGGGGCCATGAGGGCCATGGAAACTCAGGAATCTGAGCCTTGATAAGGCTTAGCAAGGGTCCCGCAGAGGCTGGAGTGGGAGGCTGGGGGACCCTCTAGTGGTGATTTTGCATCCTAAGCTCAGCTATACTCactcttcctgtttctctctgtcctcttctcttcccacttGGTGCTTCCTCACCCTTCTAGGTCTTTTCTCTAATTTTGGCTAGTTCACGACCCCTCAGAGCCCCCACTCTATCTCATGACCTCTTGCTatacttttctttcaaatttacaGTGtcttgattgttttcttaattcataATCCCAAGATTAGAACTCGTGGGAGCATTCTGTGCTCAGCCCCCTCCTGGGCCTGGGTAGCTATGGATTGGCCGCCCTGTGGTCAGGTAGGCCTCCCCTTTGTATGAAGAGCTCTGGCAAGGTAGCGAAGTTTCATGGACCAGCGTGAGGCTGTGAGTAGGAGGGTGCTCTTACCTTCTGCCAGCCTTGATTAGGCTCATCCCAGGGAGCAGGTTAAAGAGTGCTGGCCAGTGCTGCCAGGGATGGTACCTCACCTTTCTTTTGTATTTGCATACACCTTGTAAGTCCTTGGTTTCTTGACTTATGTATGAACTAGTCCAATTTAGATGCTTAGGGAATAAATGACCACTCAATCTGCAGATTGGTGGTGCTGTTCCAGAGTCTCAAATCTTTCTTGGCTACACTTCTACCCCAGGTAAGAAGAATGTCATCTGATTTGTCTTTACCTGCTGTCACTCAGTGAGCAATAGGAAATAGCAGACATTCTTAGATTCTCTACCCATTGCCACTCAGAAGGAGGTGCTGTTCATGGTCCCCTTGACTCTTTCCTGAAAACTGATCGGATGTGTGTCATTGCAGGCTGGAGGTCCTCCACTGGCGTCAGCTCCAGGGTCCACCTTCCCTCGCACTTCTGTCACGCCATCCAGTCAGGACATCTGCAGGTAATACTCTGCTTCAGATGCTACGATGGGTCACGTGCATCCCAGAAATAGGCATTAGTGTCTGTAGGTTCTCCGTTTCCCATTTGCTTGGTCAATATGCCTCTACTCTAAACAGTTGACCCAGTTTTCTGTGCTGTTTGCTCACCCAGTTACCACACGAGTCTCATCTCTTCACTTCGATGTCTATTCTCttgtaaaattgtttttactttctgtGCTTTTATTCCACTGTTCTCTGCATGCAGTTCCAGTGCAGTGTTTTCTGAGTGTTGTCACCACAGTCCCATGCAGTCTGCTGTTGTCTTGAAAGCTCCTCAATGCCAGAGTTCTCTGACACAAGGGCTCACTGTGACAGTTCTCTGTAAAGACACATTGCAGGCATCAAAGAGAAATTCCTGTGGTTCAGAATGGGTCCAGGTGTCAAAGCCTGCTAAAAATACCAAAGCCAGAAGAACACTAAAGTTCTCAAAATCTCTAAACGATATGGGTGAGAAGGCCCAGGATACTTTGGGAAGTTTTGACTATGTGGAAAGAACTTGCTCTGAAGGGAAACTGATACTCCCCCAGGATCTGTGTCTCAGAATTAACAGGTTCCatcctaaagaaaaaagaacactgaGTTGCAAACCTCTTGGCAATTCCAAACATTCTTGTGTTTCATCCCTTTCTGCCAATCATTCAACGGCCTCAGAGGTGGAAGCTGGTAAGGGGGGCATGCACGTCCCGCTTTTGGAAGAGAAGGCAGATGGCGAGGCCATGTCCAGAAGCCGGCGACTGCTCCGGTACTTGTTCTCACTCTCGCACGGCTCAAGTGCCAGCAGCCTGCAGAGGTTCCACGAGCTGGAGAGTTGTGCCACCCACCTGCACACCACCAAGTCCTCCAGCGGGCTGGCAGGGAGCGTGGGCATCTGCTCCGACGAAATGGGAGATGACGATGTCTTTGAGGACAGCACATCTGCAAAACTGAAGAGCAAGGTCCTGCGGGCACCCCTCTGCTCAGTGGAGAAGGACAGTGACCTGGAttgcccttctcccctctctgaaAAATGCCCCCCCATTTCTCCTGTGTCCGCGTCAGGGGATGCCTGCAGGTTGGTTTGCCAAGAACCACCATTCTGGCCATCTCTGCATCCCACCTCCATGGCCTCATCTTGCTTTAATATGTGAAGTTTCAGGAAAATGAAGTAATAGGCAGTTGTAGACAATTACGGGTTAATAGTTTTCTCCAGACGAAGGGAGTATTGGtaatcatttgaaaatcaatttttatgACATGGGTCTCAAGTTAGTTTCACAAATGATAAAGAGGAAGAAGCTACACATATTAAAGGCCAAGCTGACTCTTCTCAACTAAGAATAAGTAGACTTTGCATaaagaaattggaagaaagaaaatagtatcTCCAGTTTTCTAGCTTGATGGTCTAGATATTAAGCATTGGCTGCCCCCCTTGGCCTCATTTCCACCCCTTGCTCCACCTGTAACACAATGTGCATGGGGAGAGGCTGTACTTCAgcagctccttcctgccttctttttaaCTTGGATCCAGCCACCTCTACCCACATCCGAACTCCACTTCCCACCTTCACTTTACCGTATGTAGCATCCTTGTCTCGCCTCCAAAATCTTTCCGAATTCTGTTTTTGTCTGTGTCTTCCCCCTTCCAACCCTTTCCCCAGTTGCCCCTCCTCAGGCCAGCTGTTACTCCTAACAGTTGGCTCAGAAACCCCTCTCGCAGAAGCGAACAGCTGAGAACCCGGCCAGGGCCCGAGCCCAGCTCCTGTCAGCCAGTGTGCGTACCTCCTCTCCAGCTGCTGGAAAgacctttctgtttctcagaagcCCATTCAGTTCCTTGAGGTTTGCAGCTGTATCCTCTTGCATGCACCCTTAGAAATAATGATTTAGAATTCTCACTTATTGCTGTGAGTGGTCctgacaaaagaaatgaaattgcaGCACCTTATAATGGTTTTTTAGGCCCAGGAGAGTGCTGTGATTTTTCTGTTCACCCTCTGAGAGAGGACGGAAACGTGTAGTTGTGGTGTGTGACGGTGAGCTCAGGGATTGTAGCCAGAAAGCAAATTTCGTCATCATCTTAAGTCACTGGTATTTTTGGAAGGTAGAATGCCAGTTTTGTTTTACACAGAATGTTTTCCTCTAATAATTTTAACATCTTAAGTTCTGGAAGATGCTTTCATGTTGCCTTAAATTCGTCTATCActgaagtttttaagttttaccAAAAATGACTGCTTTGTCATTTCTtatatcattttttcttctctgatgcCAAATGCCATCCAGACTTTCCATGTCGGTGCGGTAAGCTAGACATTTTTAGTTTGTAGTAATTGTTCTCAtttgtgtttgtatgtttttgtGCTTGTAGTCACTTCTGTGATGTCTGTTTCTGCAAGTTTTCTTTGGGGAGATTGACCTTCCACTGAAGCGTCATCTTCCCTGCCACTTGGCCCTCCTCGTAACGGCTGGCTTTCCTCCTGCTGTAGGATCTGTCACTGTGAAGGAGATGACGAGAGCCCTTTGATCACCCCCTGCCACTGCACGGGGAGCCTGCACTTCGTGCACCAGTCTTGCCTGCAGCAGTGGATCAAGAGCTCCGACACGCGCTGCTGCGAGCTGTGCAAGTACGAGTTCATCATGGAGACCAAGCTGAAGCCCCTGAGGAAAGTACGTGTGGGGACACCCCAGAAGTGCTTCCACCCCGCCGAGAGGAGGGCCCCTGTGGGAGTTCGTGTGCTGGGCTGGACGCAGCCGTGGCGTGCCTGTGCTCAGCTCTTTAAGAAGTGGGGGCTGGTGCATGCGCTCCTGTCCTAGGGCTTACTGGTTCTGGTACTGATTTCCAGGTCCCTCCTCCCAGGAAGAAGCTCTTTCTGACCATTCAGTCGtaatgttttcttcctccttcaagCTAGACTGCTTGCTTGTCT
The DNA window shown above is from Equus quagga isolate Etosha38 chromosome 2, UCLA_HA_Equagga_1.0, whole genome shotgun sequence and carries:
- the MARCHF8 gene encoding E3 ubiquitin-protein ligase MARCHF8 — its product is MSMPLRQISAIPSQDATSARIYRNKTKEKEREEQNEKTLGHSMSHSSNISKAGGPPLASAPGSTFPRTSVTPSSQDICSSSAVFSECCHHSPMQSAVVLKAPQCQSSLTQGLTVTVLCKDTLQASKRNSCGSEWVQVSKPAKNTKARRTLKFSKSLNDMGEKAQDTLGSFDYVERTCSEGKLILPQDLCLRINRFHPKEKRTLSCKPLGNSKHSCVSSLSANHSTASEVEAGKGGMHVPLLEEKADGEAMSRSRRLLRYLFSLSHGSSASSLQRFHELESCATHLHTTKSSSGLAGSVGICSDEMGDDDVFEDSTSAKLKSKVLRAPLCSVEKDSDLDCPSPLSEKCPPISPVSASGDACRICHCEGDDESPLITPCHCTGSLHFVHQSCLQQWIKSSDTRCCELCKYEFIMETKLKPLRKWENLQMTGSERRKIMCSVIFHVIAIVCVVWSLYVLIDRTVEEIKQGHATGILEWPFWTKLVVVAIGFTGGLLFMYVQCKVYVQLWKRLKAYNRVIYVQNCPDTSKKSTFEKSALTEPNFENKDGRRICHSDTSSSCTEPEDTGAEIIHI